The Candidatus Poribacteria bacterium genome includes a region encoding these proteins:
- a CDS encoding mandelate racemase/muconate lactonizing enzyme family protein: MKITSVESFRVAVPISEEERQKRYYNSSAITRIHTDEGIIGYGFEAVDVDAVSQLLVGEDPFQIEQHLEAGLNKWFGAENALWDIVGKAAGLPLHKLMGSYRDEIPLYLTCVWPGAADQTDVTPQQQAEDVLRYSEQGWKAVKIRIFRPDLMEDVEAIRLIRERIGGPDKMEVMVDRTGQYSGSTWDYDTALRAARALEEVDTTWLEEPFTRGDIHLHARLRAETDIAITGGEHQPEEVYRGYVQGEAFDIVQPHCANLITTLKKVASMSELFGMECIFHGSHGMDLIYSLQVAATIRTCRMQELVYTTPPIRPEEAWSPLNKLVKGDALYTVRDWE, from the coding sequence ATGAAAATCACTTCTGTTGAAAGCTTTCGTGTTGCAGTCCCGATATCTGAGGAGGAACGGCAGAAGAGATACTACAATTCTTCGGCGATTACGCGAATCCATACCGATGAAGGGATCATAGGTTACGGATTCGAGGCGGTGGATGTCGATGCTGTCAGCCAGCTCTTGGTGGGCGAGGATCCGTTTCAGATTGAACAACACCTCGAAGCCGGTTTGAATAAGTGGTTTGGCGCAGAAAATGCGTTGTGGGACATCGTAGGTAAAGCCGCAGGTCTCCCCCTGCACAAGCTAATGGGCTCCTATCGCGATGAGATTCCTCTATACCTCACCTGTGTGTGGCCCGGGGCAGCGGATCAGACCGACGTAACGCCACAACAACAGGCTGAAGATGTATTACGATATTCAGAACAGGGGTGGAAAGCTGTCAAAATTCGCATCTTCCGACCGGATCTGATGGAGGATGTCGAAGCAATCCGGTTAATCCGTGAACGGATTGGCGGACCCGATAAAATGGAAGTGATGGTAGACAGAACAGGGCAATACTCAGGTTCCACTTGGGATTACGATACCGCCCTTCGTGCGGCCAGAGCATTGGAAGAAGTTGATACCACTTGGTTGGAAGAACCGTTCACTCGCGGCGACATACACCTCCACGCGCGGCTGCGAGCAGAAACGGATATCGCCATCACCGGTGGAGAGCATCAACCAGAAGAAGTGTATCGCGGGTATGTTCAGGGCGAAGCCTTTGATATTGTGCAACCCCATTGTGCCAATCTGATTACCACACTAAAAAAGGTGGCAAGTATGTCTGAGTTGTTCGGCATGGAATGTATCTTTCACGGCTCACACGGCATGGATCTAATCTATTCACTGCAAGTTGCTGCGACCATCCGCACATGCCGGATGCAAGAGTTAGTCTATACAACCCCGCCAATCCGCCCTGAGGAGGCTTGGTCTCCTTTGAACAAGCTGGTCAAAGGAGACGCGCTGTACACGGTCCGGGATTGGGAATAG